A window of Nocardiopsis sp. Huas11 genomic DNA:
GCGTGGAGGTCGTCTCGCACAACCAGGACGTCGGCATCGCCGCCGGCCTGGCCAAGACCCTCATGCACTACGCGGACGCCACCGGCGACGAGGCGTCGCTGGAGACCGCCGAGGGCCTGCTGGACGCCCTGATGGAGCACCAGGACGACCTGGGCGTGGCCATTCCGGAGGTGCGGGGCGACTACGAGCGCTTCGACGACCCCTTCGACGCGCCCAACGGCGGACTCTACGTGCCCGAGGGCTGGACCGGACAGATGCCGGGCGGCGACGTGGTCGACTCCGACTCCACCTTCGCCTCCATCCGCTCCTTCGTCGAGGACGACCCCGACTGGCCCCGTGTCCAGGAGTACCTGGACGGCGGCCCGGCACCGGAGTTCACCTACCACCGGTTCTGGGCGCAGGTCGACGTGGCCACCGCCCTGGCCACGCACGGCGAGCTCTTCGGCGAGACCGACCCGGACCCGGACCCCAGCCCGGATCCCGACCCGAGCCCGGACCCGAGCCCGGACCCCGACCCGAGTCCGGACCCCGACCCGGTCGGTTCCTGTGAGGTCGTCTACGACATCGCCTCCGAGTGGAACCAGGGCGCCACCGTGAACGTCACCGTGCGCAACGACGGCGACGAGGCGGCCGAGGACTGGGCCCTGACCTGGGACGGTCCCGCGGGTGAGGAGATCACCGGCGCCTGGAACGCGGAGGTCGTGCGATCGGGCGCGACGGTCACCGCCACACCCGTCGGTTGGAACAGCACCATCGCCGCCGGAGGCCAGACCTCCTTCGGCTTCCAGCTGACCCACACCGGACAGGCCGCCACACCGGAGGCGTTCGCGCTGAACGGCGAGGCCTGCACCACCGGCTGACCCGCGATCACGCGGGCCGGCCCCCAGGGGCCGGACGCCTCCCCCACCGGCGTCCGGCCCCACCCCACCCCTGACCTCACACGGATCACGACGACCCAGAGGATCCCCCCATGCCAGGCAGGACACGCACACGCGCCAGGGCACTGGCGGCCGTCGCGCTCGGATGCGCGCTCGCCGCCGGGACCGCCACGGCGGCCCACGCCGCGCCGGCCGCGCCGACCGAGACCGCCGCCGAGACCGAACGGGCGCAGCAGAGCGGACTGCGCGAACCGGCCGACGAACTCGGCCTGCGGATGGGCACCGCCGTCTCCGCCCACCTGCTCGACCAACAGGTCTACCGCGACACCGCCGCCACCGAGTTCAACTTCATCACGCACGAGAACTCCCTCAAGTGGGAGTCGGTCCAGCCCCAGCGGGGGCAGTACTCCTTCGCCGACGCCGACCGGATCATGGAGTTCGCCCAGGCCAACGACCAGGAGGTCCACGGACACACGCTGGTCTGGCACAGCCAGCTGCCCTCCTGGGTGGAGGACGGGAACTTCTCCGAGGCCGAGCTCACCGAGGTCACCACCGACCACATCGAGACGACCATGGGCCGCTACGCCGGGGAGATCGCCACCTGGGACGTGGTCAACGAGCCCTTCAACGAGGACGGCACCTTCCGCGACTCCGTCTTCCAGCGCACCCTGGGCGAGGACTACATCGCCCAGGCCCTCACCACCGCCGACTCGGTCGACCCGGACGCCCGGTTGTTCGTGAACGACTACAACATCGAGGGGATCAACGCCAAGAGCGACGGCATGTACGCGCTGGCGGAGTCCCTCCTGGACCAGGGCGTGCCGTTGGACGGCGTCGGTATCCAGGGCCACCTGGTGGTCGGCCAGGTCCCCGGCGACGTGCGCCAGAACATCGAGCGCTTCACGGACCTGGGGCTGGAGGTCGTCATCACCGAGCTGGACATCCGGATGGACCTGCCCGTCACGGAGGCCAAGCTCGAACGGCAGGCCGCCGACTACGCCCTGGTCATGGACGCCTGCCTGTCCGTGCCCGGCTGCTCCGGCGTGTCCGTGTGGGGCGTCACCGACGCCCACTCGTGGGTGCCCGACGTCTTCGAGGGCCAGGGCGCCGCACTGCCCATCGACGAGGCCTACGCGCCCAAACCCGCCTATTGGGCGATCAGCGGGGCCCTGGGCGGCGCGACCGGGCCCGGCACCGGCGACCCGGACGAGCCCGGGGAGCCGGGGGAGCAGGACTGCCTGGTCACCTACGCCGTGACCTCCCACTGGGGCCAGGGCGCGGTCGTCGACGTCACCGTGCGCAACGACACGGGCGAGCCCGTACCGGACTGGTCGCTGACGTGGACCCAGCCCGCCGGCGAGCGGATCACCGGCGCCTGGAACGCCCAGGTCGTCCAGAGCGGGAGCGAGGCCACCGCCACGCCCGTGGCCTGGAACGGCACCATCGCGCCGGGCGGATCGGTCACCTTCGGGATGCAGATCGAGCACGGCGGCGAGGCCGCGTCACCCGCGGCGTTCGCGCTGGAGGGCCAGACCTGCCGGACGGGGTGACGGCGCGCCCCCACGCGTCGCCCCAGGGGCCGGGCATCCCACCCCCCGGTGCCCGGCCCCGCCACCACCCCTCCCGCCCCGTTCCCGACCGAGCACGAACCTCCGACCGCACCCGTACTCCTGACCGCACCCGCTTGCTGACCGCACCCGTACACCCGACCGGCGCCGGGGTCGGCCTCCCGCCACCGACCCCGGCGCCCCCGCAGACCACCTTCGACAACGTTGTCTCCGACAGATGGAGGAAGCACCCGATGACAGCATCCGTACCCCGGCGCCTACTGGTCGCCGTGGGCGCCGTCCTGGCCCTCATGGCCGGTGTCCTGGCCTACGCGCTGCCGGCCCAAGCCGACACCGGTTTTCGGATCAGTGAGGGCCGGCTCGTCGACGCGGCCGGAAACGACTTCGTCATGCGCGGCGTCAGCCACGCCCACACCTGGTACCCGCAGGAGACCCAGTCCCTGGGCGACATCAAGTCCCTGGGCGCCAACTCCGTACGGGTCGTCCTCAGCAGCGGCGACCGCTGGAACGAGAACGACGTCGACGACGTGGCCGCGGTGGTGGCCGACTGCAAGGCCCACCGATTGATCTGCGTCCTGGAGGTGCACGACACCACCGGCTACGGCGAGGAGGCCGAGGCCGCCACGCTCGACCAGGCCGTCGACTACTGGCTGCGCGTGCGCGACGCCGTCGAGGGCGAAGAGGACTACGTCCTGGTCAACATCGGCAACGAGCCCTACGGCAACGACGCCGCGACCGTCCAGGACTGGGCGCCCGACACCTCCGCGGCGATCCAGCGCCTGCGTGATGAGGGCTTCGACCACACCCTGGTCGTGGACGCGCCCAACTGGGGCCAGGACTGGTCGCACACCATGCGCGCCGACGCCCAGCAGGTCTTCGACTCCGACCCCGACGCCAACACGCTGTTCTCAATCCACATGTACGGCGTGTACGAGCAGGAGTCCACGATCGTCGACTACATGGAGGCCTTCACCGATGCCGGCCTGCCGCTGATGGTCGGCGAGTTCGGCATCGACCACAGCGACGGCAACCCCGACGAGGACGCCATCATGGCGCACGCCGAGCGCCTGGGCCTGGGCTACATCGGGTGGTCCTGGAGCGGCAACAGCGGCGGCGTCGAGTACCTGGACATGGTGGAGGACTTCGACGTCGACCGGCTCAGCCCCTGGGGCGAGCGGATCTTCCACGGCCCGAACGGCATCGCCGAGACGGCCGTGGAGGCCCCGGTCTACGGCGGGTCCCCCGACCCCGACCCCTCGCCCAGCCCGGATCCCACGCCCAGCCCCGACCCGACGGACCCGCCCGGGGACGGCGACTGCGAAGCCGAGTACACGGTCGTCAACGAGTGGTCCGGCGGCTTCCAGGGAGAGGTGACCGTCACCGCCACTGAACCGCTCACCGCGTGGACGGTCTCGTGGACCTTCGCCGACGGCGAGCGCGTGACCCAGTCCTGGAACGCCTCGGTCACCGGTGAGGGCGACCAGGTGAGCGCGGTCAACGCCGGCCACAACGGCACGCTCTCGGCCGGGCAGACGGCCACGTTCGGCTTCATCGGCTCCCACGAGGGGACCGTCGGCACTCCCGAACTCGCCTGCACCACCTGACGCACCGGTCGCGCGGGGCCGCCAGCCCCGCGCGACCACCCACCCCCACCGAAGGAGCAGTGAACGACCATGAGGACGAGGACACGCCACGCCCTGGTCACGAGCGTGGCCCTGGGCGGCCTGGCCATCGGCTACGCCGTCGCGGTCACCCCCGAACCGGCCGAGGCCCACGGCGCCTACACCTACCCCGCCAGCCGCACCTACGCCTGTTTCCAGGACGCGACCGGCGGAAGCAGCGGCGGAGCCCTGCAGCCCACCAACGACGCCTGCGCGGACGCGCTCGCCCAGGGCGGCGACTACGCGTTCTGGAACTGGTTCGGCAACCTCATCGGGGATGTCGGCGACGCCCACCGCGAGCGGGTGGCCGACGGCGAGCTGTGCGGTCCCACGGAGGACTTCGCGGCCTTCAACGAGCCGCGCACGGACTGGCCGAGCACGCCGCTGGAGCCGAACACCACCGTGGAGTTCCGCCACAACGCCTGGGCGCCGCACCCGGGGACCTTCTTCACCTACGTCACCGAGGACGGCTGGGACCCGAACTCGCCCCTGGCCTGGGACGACCTGGAGCTCGTCGACGAGACCACGAACCCGCCGCTGCGCGACCAGGGCGACGCGGGGGCCGAGTACTACTGGGACATCGACCTGCCCGACCGCGAGGGACGGCACGTGGTCTACGTGGTCTGGGAGCGCTCCGACAGCCCCGAGGCCTTCTACAACTGCTCGGACGTGGTGTTCGGCGAGGACCCGGGCGGCCCCGACCCGTCCCCGAGCCCGGACCCCACGCCGAGCCCCGACCCGACGCCCAGCCCCGACCCCACCCCCAGCCCCGACCCCACGGCGCCGCCGGAGGAGTACTGCCGGGCGGAGTACTCGGTGGTGGGCGAGTGGTCGAACGGCTTCCAGGCCGAGGTCGAGGTGACCGCCGGTGAGGAGGCCCTCTCCGGGTGGATGGTGGACTGGGTGTTCGCCAACGGCCAGGAGATCCAGAGCTCCTGGAACGCCGAGCTCGTCAACCACGGCGCGCACCACGAGGCGACCAGCGCCGCCCACAACTCGACGCTGGCGGCCGGGGAGTCCACCACCTTCGGGTTCGTGGCGTCCCACGACGGTGTGAACATCCCGCCCCGGGTGGCCTGCCAGGAGGACTGACCGGCGCGGTGACGCGCTGATCGGCATGGGAGAGCGCTGATCAGCGCGGGTCGGCTCCGCGGTCCCCGCACGGGGGCCGCGGAGCCGTCGTCTACGGCTTGTACGGGATGCGGTCGATGGCCCGGACCTCGCCCAGCGTCGACCACTCGTTGCGGCCCAGCCGGGCCAGCGGACGCAACCGGGTCACCTCGGGGTGCCCGTCCACCAGCACGTCCTCGTCCAGCGCCACGTGCACCACCCGCCCGAACACGACCGTGGAGTCGCCCAGGCACAGGGTCGAGTGCAGGACGCACTCCAGCGCCACCGGGGAGGCGGCCACGCGCGGCGGCTTGACCACCGCGCTGGACTCGCGCTCGACACCGACCCGGTCGAACTCGCCGATCTCCGGCGGGAAGGGGGTGCCGGTCGCGTTGATCGCCTCCTGGAGCGGTTCGGGCGCCAGGTTCACCACGAACTCACCGGTCTCCTCGGCGTTGCGCAGGGAGTCCTTGCGGCCCACCGAGGTGAACTGCACGATCGGCGGTTCGACGCAGGCGATGGTGAAGAAGGAGTGCGGGGCGAGGTTGTCCACGCCCGCGGCGGAGGTCGTGGAGACCCACGCGATCGGGCGCGGCACCACCACGGCCGTCAGCAGCTGGTAGAAGGCCCGGCCGGGCAGGTCGTCAGGGGTCCGTTCAGTACGCATCGATCCCATTGTCCCGTGTGCGGAACCACGGCCGGGGCATACTCGCGCCATGGAACTGGTCACTGTCGACGACGTCCGCTCCGCCGCCGCCCGGATCGAGGGCTCGATCGTGCGCACCCCCCTCACCGCCGGCCCGGCCGGAGGCCCGCCCTTCCTGCTCAAACCGGAGAGCCTGCAGCCCACCGGCGCGTTCAAACTGCGCGGCGCCACCAACGCGGTCGCGCTGCTCAACATGGGACAGCGGCGCAGGGGAGTGGTCACCCACTCCTCGGGCAACCACGGCCAGGCCCTGGCCTACGCCGCACGAGCCCAGGGGGTGCCGTGCACCGTCGTGGTCCCCGAGGGCGCGCCCAAGGTGAAGGTCGACCGGATGCGGGCCTGGGACGCCCGCGTGGTCATGGCCCAGCCGGCCGAACGCGAGGACGTGGCGCACGGCCTGGAGCGGGACGAGGGGTTGACGCTGGTGCCGCCCTTCGACGACGACCGGGTGATCGCCGGACAGGGCACGGTGGGGTTGGAGATCCTGGAGCAGTCGCCCGAGGTCACCACGATCGTCGTGCCCGTGGGCGGGGGAGGGCTGGCCTCCGGCGTGGCCACGGCGGTCTCGGCGGTCCACTCCGGCAGCGTCCGGGTGGTGGGGGTCGAGCCCGAGCTGGCCGCCGACGCGGCCGAGAGCCTGCGGACCGGCCACCTGGTGTCATGGCCGCCCGAACGGACCCAGCGCACCATGGCCGACGGGGTGCGGGTGTGCCTGTCCCAGCGGACGTTCGCGCACCTGTCGGCGCGCCTGGACGACATCGTGACGGTCACCGAGGACGAGATCGCGCACGCGGTGGCCGTGCTGGCCCACGGCGCGCGGCTGGTGGCCGAGCCCAGCGGGGCACTGGCCGCGGCCGCCCTGCTCGCGGGCCGGGTGCCGACCGTCCCCGGCCGGGCGGAGGCCACGGTCGCGGTGCTCTCGGGCGGCAACCTCGACCCTGAGCGGTTCGCCCAGCTGGTGGCCGGCCCCTAAGGGGGCCTCGCGGAGCCGGTCCGGGCACCGGCGGCCGCCCTCGCCGGAGCGGCGGCCGTCGGTGCCCGGCGTGCGCTACTTCGTGCCGCGTTCCTGGGCGAGGGACTCCTGGTAGACGTCCGCGTAGGTGCGCGTGTCCTTGATCAGGTCGTCGCAGAAGGCGGCGACGTCGGGGCCGATGAGTTCCAGCACTCCCTTGCCCTGCGCGGCGCCCTCCTCGAAGAAGTCGACGATCTCGGAGAGCAGGTTCCCTTCGGCCGGCTCGACCGGTCCGACCATGAAGAGGTACTTCTGCATCTCCTTGTAGACGACCTGGTAGTCGGGCGGCAGCGCCTTCACCCGCGCCACGTGCGCCCGCCACTGCTTCTTGCCCTCGATGATGTCCTGGATTCCCACGTCAGCCTCCCAGCCGGGCCAGTTTCCTCGCGACGTTCCTGTTCAACCGCTCGCGCCAGCGGTCGCGGTAGGTCCGGCTCCCCTCGCCGCCGACCAGCGCCGTGCAGAAACCTTCGATGTCGTCGCCGAGCACCTCGTCGATGCTCTGCCCGTCGGCGGCCGTCTCCTCGAGCAGCCCCAGCGCCGCGTCGAGGATCGGCGTCAGGTTGCGGCCCGTGAAGTCCGCGTGGGGAAGGGTGTGATTCTTGATCCGATCCCACGCCGCCCGGTGCTCGGGGGGCAGCGCCGCGGCCCGGACCTCGAAGGCCTTCCAGTCCCTGGTGATATCGCTGCCGGTGACGGTCTCCCAGAAGTTCATCGTCCGCCCTCCTTGAGCTTGTCGATGCGCGATGTGACGTACTCCCATTTGCGCCAGAACGTCGCGAGTTCCTCGCGTCCCGCGTCGTTGAGCGCGTAGAACTTGCGCGGGGGTCCCACCCCGGACGGTCGCTTCGTCACCTGCACGAGCTTGTTGCGCTCCAGCCGCAGCAGGATGGTGTACACGGTTCCTTCGACGACGTCGTGGAAGCCGAGTTCGTTCAACTGGCGCGTGATGGCGTACCCGTAGGTCTCCTCGTTGCCGATGATCTCCAGCACGCAGCCCTCGAGCGTGCCCTTCAGCATCTCCGTCAGGTCGTCCATCGTGGTCCTCTTCGGTGTCTCCGGTACTCGGTGGTGCCGAGTACTGCTACACGGTACCACGTAGTAGTGGTTCGTGCCCGATGGACGACGAGCGGGCGCGCTCACGGCGTCCCGTGGAGTGGTGTCACTTCCCTGCACTGGCGTTCTTGCAGTTCAATGACGGCCCGGGCGATACTGGCGCGCATGTGCACCCGCCCTACCGACCTCGGACGCCATCACGTGTGCCTGGAATGCCGGGTCGCGTTCAAGCACCGCGGCCACGAAGTGCGCGCCCGGGTGTGCCCGAACTGTGCGGGGAAGCTGATCGACGCCGGGAGCGATCTGGAGGTCCCGCGGCGCGGAGATGACGCCGGGTGGCGGGTGCTAGGGGTGCTGCTCCGTGCCGGGATCACCTTCCACTCCACCTGCTGCGACGGCCCGGGGTGGCGGCCGCGCACCATGGCGCAGGTCAAGGAGCGGCTGGCCGCAGCCGAGCGCACCGGCGCCCCCGTGGCCGAGGCGTTGACCGCCTTCGATGTCGACGAGATCGGCCACAGCCCCGCACGCCGGGCGACCCCGACGGGGCTCTGACCCCGACCTGTCTCACCTGCACCCCCCTCCGACGCATTGGGTCATGTCTCGTGGGGCGGTGTGACTCGGGTGCTGGACGAGGACCCTCGTGGCTCGGGCCGTCGGCGGGGCCCTCACCAGATCGGGTCTGGAGCTACTGGTGGGCGCCGTGCGGGTCCCGGCCGTTGTGCCGCGGTCCGGCGGAGTGTTCCCGGGCGGCGCGGTCCTCGCGGCGGCGCATCGCCATGTCGGAGAGCGCGGCGAGGCTGAGGGCGACGGTGAACGCGGCGACGATGGCGACCGTCCACAGGGCGGTGCCGAAGGCGGAGGAGTCGACCATGGTGGCTCCGGGGGTCGGGGTGGATGCTCCGGTCCCCACTACCGTAATAGGTGTTCACTTTCGCTACGGCTGTTCGTGATAGTGAGCTGCGTCATAGACACGCAGGGCCACCAAGCTGTGGCTGGAAGGACACTGCTACCGGAGGGTGGGCGGGGTAGTCCAAGGAAGCGGCCCGGTGCTCGCGCCGGAACCGCCTCGCCCGAAGACAGGAGTCGCCATGCGACAGAAGTGCTCCGTCCTGCGCGATCTGGGTGCCCCTAGCACCACGGGTCCCTTCGACCTCGGCAGCCCGCCCGGTGGTGCCCGATCCCTGGCCGCCGAACCGGACATCGAGGTCGTGGACATGGACAAGCACGACCTGGAGGAGGCCGTGCACGACCCCAGGGTCCGCGCGGTCGCCCCCGTCATGCCCACCCGGCTCATCGCCCCCGTCCCGTACGGGGACGAGACCGGCCCCGCCACCGAGGACGGCCACACCTGGGGCGTCGCCGCCGTGGGCGCCCTGGACTCCTCCTTCACCGGAGCGGGGGTGAGCGTGGCCGTCCTGGACACCGGCGTGGACGCCGACCACCCCGCCTTCGCCGGTCTGGACCTCCTCCAGCGCGACTTCACCGGTGACGGTGACGGCGACCGGCAGGGCCACGGCACCCACACCGCGGGGACGGTGTTCGGCCGCGACGTGGAGGGCACCAGGATCGGCGTCGCGCCGGGCGTCGAGCGCGGGATCATCGCCAAGGTCCTCGACGACCAGGGCAGCGGCGACTCCGACATGCTCCTCAAGGGCGTCCAGTGGGCCGCCGACGAGGGCGCGCACGTGGTGTCGATGTCGCTGGGCTACGACTTCCCCGGACTGGTGGAGCGCCTGGTGGCCCAGGGCTGGCCCGCGGACCTGGCCACCTCCTCCGCCCTGGAGGCCTACCGCGCCAACCTGCGGCTCTTCGACGCGCTGATGGACCTGCTCCGGGCGCGCTCGGCCTTCGGCCAGGACACGATCGTGGTCGCCGCGGCCGGCAACGAGAGTCGGCGCGACGTCGACCCCGACTACGAGATCGGGGTCTCCCTGCCGGCGGCCGCCGAGGGCGTGGTCTCGGTCGGAGCGCTGGCCCGCAGCGGGCAGGGCCTGGCCATCGCCCCGTTCTCCAACACGTTCCCGCAGATCAGCGCGCCGGGCGTGGACGTGCTGTCCGCCCGGGCCGGTGGGGGCCTCGTCAGCCTCAACGGCACCAGCATGGCCTGCCCGCACGTGGCGGGCGTGGCCGCGCTGTGGTGGGAGCGGGTACTGGCCGAGCCGGTGCC
This region includes:
- a CDS encoding histidine kinase, which encodes MVDSSAFGTALWTVAIVAAFTVALSLAALSDMAMRRREDRAAREHSAGPRHNGRDPHGAHQ
- a CDS encoding DUF1048 domain-containing protein; this translates as MNFWETVTGSDITRDWKAFEVRAAALPPEHRAAWDRIKNHTLPHADFTGRNLTPILDAALGLLEETAADGQSIDEVLGDDIEGFCTALVGGEGSRTYRDRWRERLNRNVARKLARLGG
- a CDS encoding lytic polysaccharide monooxygenase; translation: MRTRTRHALVTSVALGGLAIGYAVAVTPEPAEAHGAYTYPASRTYACFQDATGGSSGGALQPTNDACADALAQGGDYAFWNWFGNLIGDVGDAHRERVADGELCGPTEDFAAFNEPRTDWPSTPLEPNTTVEFRHNAWAPHPGTFFTYVTEDGWDPNSPLAWDDLELVDETTNPPLRDQGDAGAEYYWDIDLPDREGRHVVYVVWERSDSPEAFYNCSDVVFGEDPGGPDPSPSPDPTPSPDPTPSPDPTPSPDPTAPPEEYCRAEYSVVGEWSNGFQAEVEVTAGEEALSGWMVDWVFANGQEIQSSWNAELVNHGAHHEATSAAHNSTLAAGESTTFGFVASHDGVNIPPRVACQED
- a CDS encoding S8 family serine peptidase; protein product: MRQKCSVLRDLGAPSTTGPFDLGSPPGGARSLAAEPDIEVVDMDKHDLEEAVHDPRVRAVAPVMPTRLIAPVPYGDETGPATEDGHTWGVAAVGALDSSFTGAGVSVAVLDTGVDADHPAFAGLDLLQRDFTGDGDGDRQGHGTHTAGTVFGRDVEGTRIGVAPGVERGIIAKVLDDQGSGDSDMLLKGVQWAADEGAHVVSMSLGYDFPGLVERLVAQGWPADLATSSALEAYRANLRLFDALMDLLRARSAFGQDTIVVAAAGNESRRDVDPDYEIGVSLPAAAEGVVSVGALARSGQGLAIAPFSNTFPQISAPGVDVLSARAGGGLVSLNGTSMACPHVAGVAALWWERVLAEPVPHTAATVTARLIAHADTGAIAPDVDTADRGVGVVRAP
- a CDS encoding PadR family transcriptional regulator; amino-acid sequence: MDDLTEMLKGTLEGCVLEIIGNEETYGYAITRQLNELGFHDVVEGTVYTILLRLERNKLVQVTKRPSGVGPPRKFYALNDAGREELATFWRKWEYVTSRIDKLKEGGR
- a CDS encoding endo-1,4-beta-xylanase is translated as MPGRTRTRARALAAVALGCALAAGTATAAHAAPAAPTETAAETERAQQSGLREPADELGLRMGTAVSAHLLDQQVYRDTAATEFNFITHENSLKWESVQPQRGQYSFADADRIMEFAQANDQEVHGHTLVWHSQLPSWVEDGNFSEAELTEVTTDHIETTMGRYAGEIATWDVVNEPFNEDGTFRDSVFQRTLGEDYIAQALTTADSVDPDARLFVNDYNIEGINAKSDGMYALAESLLDQGVPLDGVGIQGHLVVGQVPGDVRQNIERFTDLGLEVVITELDIRMDLPVTEAKLERQAADYALVMDACLSVPGCSGVSVWGVTDAHSWVPDVFEGQGAALPIDEAYAPKPAYWAISGALGGATGPGTGDPDEPGEPGEQDCLVTYAVTSHWGQGAVVDVTVRNDTGEPVPDWSLTWTQPAGERITGAWNAQVVQSGSEATATPVAWNGTIAPGGSVTFGMQIEHGGEAASPAAFALEGQTCRTG
- a CDS encoding DUF1048 domain-containing protein; translation: MGIQDIIEGKKQWRAHVARVKALPPDYQVVYKEMQKYLFMVGPVEPAEGNLLSEIVDFFEEGAAQGKGVLELIGPDVAAFCDDLIKDTRTYADVYQESLAQERGTK
- a CDS encoding flavin reductase family protein produces the protein MRTERTPDDLPGRAFYQLLTAVVVPRPIAWVSTTSAAGVDNLAPHSFFTIACVEPPIVQFTSVGRKDSLRNAEETGEFVVNLAPEPLQEAINATGTPFPPEIGEFDRVGVERESSAVVKPPRVAASPVALECVLHSTLCLGDSTVVFGRVVHVALDEDVLVDGHPEVTRLRPLARLGRNEWSTLGEVRAIDRIPYKP
- a CDS encoding threonine/serine dehydratase, which produces MELVTVDDVRSAAARIEGSIVRTPLTAGPAGGPPFLLKPESLQPTGAFKLRGATNAVALLNMGQRRRGVVTHSSGNHGQALAYAARAQGVPCTVVVPEGAPKVKVDRMRAWDARVVMAQPAEREDVAHGLERDEGLTLVPPFDDDRVIAGQGTVGLEILEQSPEVTTIVVPVGGGGLASGVATAVSAVHSGSVRVVGVEPELAADAAESLRTGHLVSWPPERTQRTMADGVRVCLSQRTFAHLSARLDDIVTVTEDEIAHAVAVLAHGARLVAEPSGALAAAALLAGRVPTVPGRAEATVAVLSGGNLDPERFAQLVAGP
- a CDS encoding cellulase family glycosylhydrolase, encoding MTASVPRRLLVAVGAVLALMAGVLAYALPAQADTGFRISEGRLVDAAGNDFVMRGVSHAHTWYPQETQSLGDIKSLGANSVRVVLSSGDRWNENDVDDVAAVVADCKAHRLICVLEVHDTTGYGEEAEAATLDQAVDYWLRVRDAVEGEEDYVLVNIGNEPYGNDAATVQDWAPDTSAAIQRLRDEGFDHTLVVDAPNWGQDWSHTMRADAQQVFDSDPDANTLFSIHMYGVYEQESTIVDYMEAFTDAGLPLMVGEFGIDHSDGNPDEDAIMAHAERLGLGYIGWSWSGNSGGVEYLDMVEDFDVDRLSPWGERIFHGPNGIAETAVEAPVYGGSPDPDPSPSPDPTPSPDPTDPPGDGDCEAEYTVVNEWSGGFQGEVTVTATEPLTAWTVSWTFADGERVTQSWNASVTGEGDQVSAVNAGHNGTLSAGQTATFGFIGSHEGTVGTPELACTT